A region from the Leptospirillum ferriphilum ML-04 genome encodes:
- the mdh gene encoding malate dehydrogenase, with protein MRPRKRRKVSIVGAGNVGATTAQKIVENGLADVVILDVREGMAQGKALDILESGPLLGFDTRIVGSGNYETIEGSSVVVVTAGFSRKPGMSREDLLHKNGDIMIEVAEKIRKHAPDSVVIMVTNPMDLMAYILWKVTGFPRERVIGMGGALDSSRFAYFVSEVTNTSVSNIQTMVMGGHGDDMVPLLEFSTIAGVSLKKALDPDVLQKLVARTRDGGGEIVRLMKDSSAYFAPAAAIYSMIESILHDRHRVIPSSVYLEGEYGVKGVFSGVPVQIGNIGLEKIVLLPLSAEEEEAFHRSTESIRQGIRTIDRLFPDLGRS; from the coding sequence TTGCGCCCAAGGAAAAGAAGAAAAGTCTCCATTGTCGGAGCCGGAAACGTGGGCGCAACCACTGCCCAGAAGATCGTCGAAAACGGGCTGGCGGATGTTGTCATTCTGGATGTGCGGGAAGGCATGGCTCAGGGAAAAGCCCTGGACATTCTTGAATCGGGCCCATTGCTTGGATTTGATACCCGTATTGTGGGGTCAGGGAACTACGAGACGATCGAAGGTTCGTCTGTCGTTGTTGTGACGGCCGGATTCTCCCGGAAACCGGGGATGAGCCGGGAGGATCTGCTGCACAAGAACGGGGATATCATGATTGAAGTTGCGGAAAAAATTCGCAAGCATGCTCCGGATTCCGTTGTGATCATGGTGACGAATCCCATGGATTTGATGGCCTATATCCTCTGGAAAGTCACAGGTTTTCCCCGGGAGAGGGTCATCGGTATGGGAGGTGCCCTGGACTCTTCCCGGTTTGCCTATTTCGTTTCCGAGGTCACAAACACGTCCGTCTCGAATATCCAGACAATGGTGATGGGGGGACACGGTGACGATATGGTTCCTCTCCTGGAGTTTTCAACGATTGCCGGAGTTTCCCTGAAAAAAGCTCTGGATCCGGATGTTCTTCAGAAGTTGGTGGCCCGGACCCGGGATGGAGGAGGAGAGATCGTTCGTCTCATGAAAGACTCGTCCGCCTATTTCGCTCCGGCCGCGGCCATTTACTCAATGATTGAATCGATCCTTCACGATCGCCATCGGGTGATCCCGAGCTCCGTCTACCTGGAAGGGGAGTATGGTGTCAAGGGCGTTTTTTCCGGCGTTCCTGTCCAGATAGGAAACATCGGACTAGAAAAAATTGTTCTTCTCCCCCTGTCGGCGGAAGAGGAGGAGGCTTTTCACCGATCGACGGAGTCCATTCGTCAGGGGATCCGAACAATCGACCGGCTTTTTCCTGATCTGGGACGCTCCTGA
- a CDS encoding HlyD family secretion protein, whose translation MSWRVLLPLAGLLLTLLWGAQRWSEDRHYVYSDDVYVQGKITLVSSSIGGRVISLNVNEGDPVRRGDILATVDRTGESYQRAHNTGKNLQAYQLLKKDLSRLKDLFRREKDEKDRYFRSKDLLQEHFISLQKLEDVRTRWEKVRAKRHELQGAIAAEEEALEVTEVHPRNETVFAPIGGQVAQRLVNLGETVRPRQPIVSLINTQDLSSIWLDAFVRETQVWKIRPGQKVRIHIDSWPKDTFYGHVLEFIPAASQAFSQLPAQNAAGTFVKVVQRIPVRIVFDSLRNRTILPGMSAEIWIDRTSIPTKEPLR comes from the coding sequence ATGAGCTGGCGCGTTCTCCTGCCCCTGGCCGGCTTGCTCCTGACATTGCTCTGGGGGGCTCAGCGCTGGAGTGAAGACCGACACTATGTCTATTCGGACGATGTCTATGTCCAGGGAAAAATCACGCTGGTCTCCTCCTCTATCGGGGGGCGGGTCATCTCCCTGAACGTGAATGAAGGGGATCCGGTTCGCAGAGGAGATATTCTCGCTACGGTCGATCGGACAGGCGAATCCTATCAGAGGGCCCATAACACAGGCAAGAATCTTCAGGCTTATCAGCTGTTGAAAAAGGATCTGTCCCGACTCAAAGATCTTTTTCGTCGGGAGAAAGATGAGAAAGACCGCTATTTTCGTTCAAAGGATCTGCTCCAGGAACACTTCATCTCTCTCCAGAAACTGGAAGATGTTCGCACGCGCTGGGAGAAGGTTCGTGCAAAACGGCACGAACTCCAGGGGGCGATTGCTGCGGAAGAGGAAGCTCTGGAGGTGACGGAAGTTCATCCGAGAAACGAAACGGTCTTCGCACCGATTGGAGGGCAGGTTGCCCAGAGGCTGGTCAATCTCGGGGAAACAGTCCGTCCTCGTCAACCCATTGTCAGTCTGATCAACACGCAGGACTTGTCGAGCATCTGGCTTGACGCGTTCGTACGAGAGACACAAGTCTGGAAGATCAGGCCCGGTCAGAAGGTCCGGATTCATATTGACAGTTGGCCAAAAGATACATTTTATGGGCATGTCCTGGAATTTATTCCGGCCGCTTCCCAGGCCTTTTCCCAGCTTCCGGCCCAAAATGCGGCCGGCACTTTTGTCAAGGTTGTACAACGGATCCCGGTCCGCATTGTCTTCGACAGCTTGAGAAATCGAACCATTCTCCCGGGTATGTCCGCAGAAATCTGGATCGACCGAACATCCATTCCGACAAAGGAACCGCTCCGGTGA
- the lptC gene encoding LPS export ABC transporter periplasmic protein LptC, producing the protein MRRGERLFRSRFFVLGISAVPIVLTLLYMGFIAHRHLQQRGTVPVDSHPLPEAEVLIRHFHYSRTVDGKTKWFVEAERASLGKDETQTRIWDLKARIRVRRDLKLVVTGEKGVIDQVRHRFYVEKVTRPVAARFSNGLTVISSHLNYVDRTDQIRTDGHVIILGPNMIIQGKGLKSVPRNQMFRIDRKVHAVFAG; encoded by the coding sequence GTGAGGCGCGGAGAGAGACTTTTCCGAAGCCGCTTCTTTGTCCTTGGAATCTCTGCCGTTCCGATCGTTCTGACCCTGTTATACATGGGATTTATTGCCCACAGGCATCTCCAGCAAAGAGGAACAGTGCCGGTGGACAGTCATCCTCTTCCGGAGGCCGAAGTTCTGATCCGTCATTTTCATTACTCCCGGACGGTGGATGGCAAGACGAAGTGGTTTGTTGAAGCCGAGCGGGCCTCTCTGGGAAAGGACGAAACCCAGACCAGAATATGGGATCTCAAAGCCCGGATTCGCGTGCGACGGGATCTCAAACTTGTTGTGACGGGAGAAAAAGGTGTTATCGACCAGGTCCGCCACAGGTTCTATGTGGAAAAGGTGACACGACCTGTTGCGGCCCGTTTCTCCAATGGCCTGACAGTTATCTCCTCCCATCTCAATTATGTGGATCGCACAGACCAGATTCGCACGGATGGCCATGTGATCATTCTGGGGCCAAACATGATTATCCAGGGAAAGGGACTGAAATCCGTCCCCCGGAACCAGATGTTTCGGATTGACCGGAAAGTGCATGCCGTCTTTGCTGGTTGA
- a CDS encoding diguanylate cyclase domain-containing protein, with product MEDLRESFSLGIVTIVRRNPDGDMTVLALSSSLEDNSGQVERTLCGLMNEESFFSAARQCLSTGERQIFSPESYPEPSKTFFRKNQIETSVFFPVRLPGTCPVVAIGISAFSRIALDNTLISLMEDLSDKLAIAFRHENEQQQIRLQKIATEAVDTPLFIAAPDGTFEWANKAYLESKGCSPGEIPDFPGYYFSRHSGRAFSLESPLLKTLQSGETYIQEYISLRKEGESYPVEIRISPVFGEDRELLHMICIEKNLTDRKQEEEELRKKAYFDPLTHLANRHLMEGELSRSIEVARRNNRSMAVLFLDLDGFKEVNDNYGHEFGDKLLVHVAGRLEKLIRHGDLVARLGGDEFVVILNNIRNFGEVRAAAGWILSGIQAPYLIDGQTMIIGTSIGISVYPNEDKDPSSLLREADQAMYLAKNRGKNNFVLYTPPAEEIVDGRASIPKEASHSLPERVFFLAPVRSLNSGEISGFSLSAARTESQVVYGEETGRILPYEEKKRFFEQARNAWENIQHTYPGAFLKISLPAHQVMEADFFSVFNLVLGDLGPEERSRFLIGLYGNIPFPGTFSQDNSISRLAAEGFVLGTDRVGDQGNTLFQLRHLPMRFLEVSSTLIRDMSHEANDLAVLGSIFLLGSSLDKKLIVPGVEDIETALILKRLGFDWCSGTVCGGEIPPGDPGRSALRDPGWKKFSEDFHSRWDPENISYLLGRKNHREEREALSKEQKIGEGPPLPSSPQAGRPPCPLQFWLQQKSTVDLLGALNVSQWRELEERFHRLTDVSEPFVTDSPRPVKNRVESVKGVLAEMQRLQHLAENVLFGSVIPQKI from the coding sequence GTGGAAGACCTCCGAGAGTCGTTTTCCTTGGGAATCGTCACCATTGTCCGCAGGAATCCCGACGGGGACATGACCGTTCTCGCCTTGTCCAGTTCACTTGAGGACAATTCCGGACAGGTTGAACGGACCCTCTGCGGACTGATGAACGAAGAATCGTTCTTCTCCGCAGCCCGCCAGTGTCTGTCGACAGGAGAAAGACAGATTTTTTCTCCCGAATCCTATCCGGAACCCTCCAAGACGTTCTTCCGCAAAAACCAAATTGAAACCAGCGTTTTTTTCCCTGTCCGACTCCCCGGAACCTGTCCGGTGGTTGCCATCGGAATTTCGGCATTTAGCCGAATCGCACTGGACAACACTTTGATCTCCCTCATGGAAGACTTGTCCGATAAACTTGCCATCGCCTTCCGGCACGAAAATGAACAACAACAGATTCGCCTGCAGAAAATTGCCACAGAAGCTGTCGATACCCCTCTTTTTATTGCCGCTCCGGATGGTACTTTCGAATGGGCCAACAAGGCCTACCTCGAAAGCAAAGGGTGTTCCCCCGGGGAGATTCCCGATTTTCCGGGATATTACTTTTCCCGTCACTCAGGAAGGGCTTTTTCTTTGGAAAGTCCTCTCTTAAAGACGCTTCAGTCCGGAGAAACGTACATCCAGGAATATATTTCCCTGCGGAAGGAAGGGGAGAGCTATCCGGTGGAAATCCGGATTTCTCCGGTTTTTGGCGAAGACCGGGAACTACTCCATATGATTTGCATCGAAAAAAATCTGACAGACAGGAAACAGGAAGAAGAAGAACTCCGCAAGAAAGCCTACTTCGATCCCCTCACCCATTTGGCGAACCGGCATTTGATGGAAGGAGAACTTTCGCGGTCCATCGAAGTTGCCCGGCGCAACAACCGGTCCATGGCTGTGCTGTTTCTCGATCTGGACGGTTTTAAGGAGGTGAATGACAACTATGGTCATGAATTTGGGGACAAACTCCTTGTGCATGTTGCCGGAAGACTGGAAAAGCTGATCCGGCATGGAGATCTTGTCGCCCGGCTCGGGGGAGACGAATTTGTCGTCATTTTGAACAACATTCGCAACTTCGGTGAGGTCCGTGCTGCAGCCGGATGGATTCTTTCCGGCATCCAGGCTCCCTACCTGATCGATGGTCAGACGATGATCATCGGCACCAGTATCGGAATTTCGGTTTATCCCAACGAAGACAAGGACCCTTCAAGCCTGCTCCGGGAGGCAGACCAGGCGATGTATCTCGCCAAGAACCGCGGGAAAAACAACTTTGTCCTCTATACTCCTCCCGCCGAAGAAATCGTTGACGGACGAGCGAGCATTCCAAAAGAAGCTTCTCACTCTCTTCCAGAGAGGGTCTTCTTCCTTGCTCCGGTGCGTTCCCTGAATTCAGGAGAGATCTCCGGTTTTTCCCTGTCAGCCGCACGGACAGAGAGCCAGGTTGTCTATGGGGAAGAGACAGGCCGCATCCTCCCTTACGAAGAAAAAAAACGTTTTTTCGAACAGGCCCGGAATGCATGGGAAAATATTCAGCACACATATCCGGGGGCTTTCCTGAAAATCTCTCTCCCGGCCCACCAGGTGATGGAAGCCGATTTCTTTTCCGTTTTCAATCTCGTCCTGGGTGATCTGGGACCGGAAGAGAGAAGCCGTTTCCTCATTGGTCTTTATGGAAACATTCCCTTTCCGGGCACGTTTTCCCAAGACAACTCCATCTCAAGGCTCGCCGCAGAGGGATTTGTCCTTGGAACGGATCGTGTCGGAGACCAGGGAAATACCCTTTTTCAGCTTCGCCATCTTCCTATGCGTTTTCTGGAAGTGTCTTCCACTCTGATCAGGGATATGTCACACGAGGCCAACGATTTGGCTGTTCTTGGATCGATCTTTCTTCTGGGAAGCAGTCTGGACAAGAAACTGATCGTTCCGGGTGTGGAGGATATCGAAACAGCGCTGATTCTAAAAAGGCTCGGATTCGACTGGTGTTCCGGAACAGTCTGCGGAGGAGAGATTCCTCCCGGAGACCCCGGGAGGAGCGCTCTCCGGGATCCCGGATGGAAAAAGTTTTCGGAAGATTTTCATTCCCGCTGGGATCCCGAGAATATCTCCTATCTCCTTGGGCGAAAAAATCATCGGGAAGAGAGAGAAGCCCTGTCGAAGGAGCAAAAGATCGGGGAAGGCCCTCCCCTTCCCTCCAGTCCTCAGGCCGGAAGACCACCTTGCCCGCTCCAGTTCTGGCTTCAGCAGAAATCCACTGTGGATCTTCTGGGAGCCCTGAACGTCTCTCAATGGAGAGAGCTGGAAGAGAGATTTCATCGTCTGACGGACGTTTCAGAACCTTTTGTGACGGACTCCCCTCGTCCTGTAAAGAACCGGGTGGAGTCGGTGAAGGGGGTTCTTGCTGAAATGCAGCGTCTTCAACATCTGGCGGAAAACGTACTGTTCGGTTCGGTTATTCCTCAAAAAATATGA
- a CDS encoding PAS domain-containing protein, whose amino-acid sequence MTHPPGSVPKSFVKDPPPVRPAFWPSGVVKGDCRPPSVQTEALGFSTVLSNRQGQEIPVYVRLVLTDFEGQQQVVVTLNDQREESRLRQVLESSRNHLHTLVRHLGEGVMEIDPRGNVLSLHKTGERLPGFLSEDLSGSSAHPLFVKELSVSGKPGEESDFLCSRIRGALVSSNPYDTESCFLKKRDGSLLECSLLCIPVYTSSGGSLQELVVICRDIGSRKKLQKNLQKNEEKYRRMIRNSPEGSWLTRSPC is encoded by the coding sequence TTGACACATCCTCCGGGTTCCGTTCCGAAGAGCTTTGTCAAAGACCCGCCCCCCGTTCGACCCGCTTTTTGGCCGTCCGGAGTTGTTAAAGGAGATTGCCGCCCACCTTCAGTCCAGACGGAAGCACTAGGATTCTCGACTGTCCTGTCGAACAGGCAGGGCCAGGAAATTCCCGTTTATGTTCGTCTGGTCCTGACCGATTTCGAAGGCCAGCAACAAGTCGTCGTCACCCTGAATGACCAGAGGGAAGAGAGTCGTCTCCGGCAGGTTCTCGAGTCCTCCAGAAATCATTTGCACACGCTGGTCCGTCATCTTGGAGAAGGCGTGATGGAGATTGATCCCCGGGGAAACGTTCTTTCTCTTCATAAGACGGGAGAACGTCTTCCGGGTTTTCTCTCTGAAGACTTGTCAGGATCTTCGGCCCATCCATTGTTTGTCAAAGAACTGTCGGTTTCCGGGAAGCCCGGAGAGGAAAGCGACTTTCTCTGTTCCAGGATCCGGGGCGCTCTTGTCTCCTCCAACCCATACGATACGGAATCCTGTTTTCTGAAGAAAAGGGACGGCTCCCTCCTGGAGTGTTCCCTTCTGTGTATTCCGGTCTACACTTCTTCCGGCGGAAGTCTGCAAGAGCTGGTCGTCATCTGTCGGGATATCGGTTCCAGAAAGAAGCTTCAGAAAAATCTTCAAAAGAACGAAGAGAAATACCGGAGGATGATTCGAAACTCCCCCGAAGGCTCCTGGTTAACCCGTTCTCCCTGTTGA
- a CDS encoding TolC family protein: MIGRTGKKWKIPLLFVSTSALVVFGVSDGFGGALDSGEIPVTRAEIMQQALDNNPGIIVQTNRLAASTEEVRIRRATYYPQINLNLAQLYLNTPVLGISFPNEQPLAPEAILPTFTQELFEFGRRRNQVKAAVLKKEARRWMLQEARLAVLWKAAMAFDQLAFYQHLLQAAVESERAAKKHLDRTRLRLEKGLAIFPDLTQAKVYWQKSRLQVVQIRNSLHKAQADLVYVTGHTKFRPFRAVESTRPEMLPGNPDVLVDSAMRLRPLLISLRRKDREKNALVNREFDAHLPKLDLFANGLIVYGLPSAVTLAPPSSGLFFPGFQTGVVLSVPIFSGMSVVHRTEKARAVYRREVADTRLAEIRVARNVRKAWFDLETQKKKIDLDRTELENATINRQMIQRSYDKGLVDSVTRIQAQAEYVTAYETLIADRFRLRMILDELEWQVGEWPPDVRVTSK, encoded by the coding sequence GTGATCGGCAGGACGGGAAAAAAATGGAAGATTCCCCTGCTTTTTGTCTCGACCTCCGCACTTGTCGTATTTGGTGTCTCGGACGGCTTCGGAGGGGCGTTGGATTCCGGAGAGATTCCTGTGACGAGAGCGGAAATCATGCAACAGGCTCTGGACAACAATCCCGGTATTATTGTCCAGACCAACCGCCTGGCGGCTTCAACGGAAGAAGTGAGAATCCGGAGAGCAACGTACTATCCCCAAATTAACCTGAATCTGGCCCAGCTTTATCTGAATACGCCGGTTTTGGGGATTTCTTTCCCAAACGAGCAGCCGTTGGCCCCTGAGGCCATTCTGCCGACGTTTACGCAGGAGCTTTTCGAGTTCGGCCGTCGTCGAAATCAGGTAAAAGCCGCTGTCCTGAAGAAGGAAGCCCGTCGCTGGATGCTGCAAGAAGCCCGTCTTGCCGTCCTCTGGAAAGCCGCTATGGCTTTCGATCAGCTGGCGTTTTATCAGCATCTGCTTCAAGCGGCCGTGGAAAGTGAGCGGGCAGCCAAAAAACATCTTGACCGAACCCGTCTTCGGCTTGAAAAAGGTCTGGCGATTTTCCCGGATCTGACACAGGCGAAAGTCTATTGGCAGAAATCCCGTCTTCAGGTTGTGCAGATCAGAAACTCTCTTCATAAGGCTCAGGCGGACCTTGTTTATGTGACCGGCCACACAAAGTTCCGGCCCTTCAGGGCCGTGGAGTCAACGCGTCCCGAAATGCTGCCCGGGAACCCGGATGTTCTTGTCGATTCGGCCATGCGCCTGAGGCCGCTTTTGATTTCTCTCCGAAGGAAAGACAGGGAAAAAAATGCGCTGGTCAACCGGGAATTCGATGCACATCTTCCAAAACTCGATCTCTTCGCCAACGGTCTGATTGTCTACGGTCTTCCGTCGGCGGTCACACTTGCTCCGCCATCGAGTGGTCTCTTTTTTCCGGGGTTTCAGACAGGGGTTGTCCTGTCTGTCCCGATTTTTAGTGGAATGAGTGTGGTGCACAGAACAGAGAAGGCCCGGGCCGTTTATAGGAGAGAAGTTGCAGACACCCGTCTGGCGGAAATCCGGGTGGCGCGGAATGTTCGAAAAGCATGGTTCGATCTTGAAACCCAGAAGAAGAAAATCGATCTGGACCGGACGGAGCTGGAAAACGCGACCATCAACCGGCAAATGATTCAACGAAGTTACGACAAGGGGCTTGTCGACAGTGTGACCCGTATACAGGCGCAGGCCGAATATGTGACGGCATATGAAACACTCATTGCGGATCGTTTTCGTCTGAGGATGATTCTGGACGAACTGGAATGGCAAGTCGGTGAATGGCCCCCGGACGTGAGAGTCACGTCAAAATAG